From Pseudosulfitobacter sp. DSM 107133, a single genomic window includes:
- a CDS encoding DUF2235 domain-containing protein translates to MVKNICIFSDGTGQMGGARPDQRLSNVYKMYRAMRPGPDSPISPKDQVAFYDPGLGTGESGGLFGRIKPILESAVGTGIDHNIIDCYEQIIANYEPGDRVLLFGFSRGAYTVRALANVMNLCGVPTQMPDGSPVPRHGPGLRKIAKDAVKFVYNHGAGKPRGQDPYFNNREELGKRFRKKYSSFPIEGEDNQGNVQPTFIGVFDTVASLRTAVVRTLVWGVTFGVGSAFAAGVAFGWSWLLVVPLGVLLVALLWQLGSLLLDNFKYFSDDPERKLKLWRPTDWPQILKTGHFAAWNKRNYDKWLDPDVQHARHAMAIDEDRADFPRVGWASKAAAIETKDREPKWLKQVWFPGCHSDIGGSYPEAESRLSDIALDWMVDELKDCVPSIQINENVLNRSPDPLGLQHREDALVAFGPLRIRWKKGIRAVGDDFPLHPSVEERMRAKAVAQCGEVKPYRPAQLKERRDLKFYYDE, encoded by the coding sequence GACCAACGGCTGTCGAATGTTTACAAGATGTATCGAGCCATGCGTCCGGGTCCAGATTCACCAATTAGCCCGAAGGACCAAGTGGCCTTTTACGACCCTGGCTTGGGAACAGGAGAAAGTGGCGGGTTATTCGGTCGGATCAAGCCGATCTTGGAAAGCGCCGTCGGCACTGGCATCGACCACAACATCATCGATTGCTACGAGCAGATCATCGCCAATTACGAACCCGGCGACCGTGTGTTGCTGTTCGGGTTCTCGCGCGGGGCCTACACAGTAAGAGCACTGGCGAACGTTATGAACCTCTGCGGTGTCCCGACGCAGATGCCGGATGGTTCGCCGGTCCCGCGTCACGGTCCCGGATTGCGGAAGATAGCCAAGGACGCTGTAAAATTCGTGTATAATCACGGTGCTGGAAAACCGCGCGGACAAGATCCTTACTTCAACAACCGTGAAGAGCTCGGCAAACGATTTCGCAAAAAGTATTCGAGCTTTCCCATTGAAGGCGAAGACAATCAGGGAAACGTTCAGCCAACATTCATCGGGGTCTTCGACACCGTGGCGTCACTGCGAACGGCTGTTGTCCGCACCTTGGTCTGGGGCGTCACGTTCGGCGTCGGGTCGGCTTTTGCCGCAGGTGTTGCATTCGGGTGGTCTTGGCTTTTGGTTGTTCCACTCGGCGTACTACTAGTTGCGCTTCTTTGGCAGCTTGGTTCCCTGTTGCTCGACAACTTCAAATATTTCTCGGACGATCCCGAACGCAAACTGAAGCTTTGGCGCCCAACGGATTGGCCGCAGATCCTCAAGACGGGTCATTTCGCGGCTTGGAACAAGCGCAACTACGACAAGTGGCTTGATCCCGATGTCCAACACGCCCGTCATGCCATGGCGATCGACGAAGACCGTGCTGACTTTCCAAGGGTCGGATGGGCATCCAAGGCGGCCGCGATTGAGACCAAAGATCGAGAGCCGAAGTGGTTGAAGCAGGTCTGGTTCCCGGGCTGCCATAGCGACATCGGTGGAAGTTATCCCGAGGCAGAGTCCCGCCTGAGCGATATCGCCCTCGATTGGATGGTCGACGAATTGAAAGACTGCGTGCCGTCGATCCAGATCAACGAGAACGTCTTGAACCGCTCCCCTGACCCTCTGGGTTTGCAGCACCGCGAAGACGCGTTGGTAGCATTTGGCCCCCTCCGCATCCGCTGGAAGAAGGGAATTCGCGCAGTTGGCGACGACTTCCCGCTCCATCCTTCAGTCGAAGAGCGCATGCGAGCCAAGGCCGTCGCCCAGTGTGGCGAGGTTAAGCCCTACCGACCTGCCCAGTTGAAAGAGCGACGCGACTTGAAATTCTACTACGACGAATAG